One window of the Enterobacter huaxiensis genome contains the following:
- the ahpC gene encoding alkyl hydroperoxide reductase subunit C has translation MSLINTKIKPFKNQAFKNGEFIEVTEKDTEGRWSVFFFYPADFTFVCPTELGDVADHYDELQKLGVDVYSVSTDTHFTHKAWHGSSETIAKIKYAMIGDPTGALTRNFENMREDEGLADRATFVVDPQGIIQAIEVTAEGIGRDASDLLRKVKAAQYVASHPGEVCPAKWKEGEATLAPSLDLVGKI, from the coding sequence ATGTCCTTGATTAACACTAAAATTAAACCTTTCAAAAACCAGGCGTTCAAAAACGGTGAGTTCATCGAAGTAACCGAGAAAGATACCGAAGGCCGCTGGAGCGTGTTCTTCTTCTATCCGGCTGACTTCACCTTCGTTTGCCCGACCGAACTGGGTGACGTGGCTGACCATTACGACGAACTGCAGAAGCTGGGCGTAGACGTTTACTCTGTTTCGACCGACACCCACTTCACCCACAAAGCATGGCACGGTAGCTCTGAAACCATCGCAAAAATCAAATATGCGATGATCGGTGACCCGACTGGCGCCCTGACCCGTAACTTCGAAAACATGCGTGAAGATGAAGGCCTGGCTGACCGTGCGACCTTCGTTGTTGACCCGCAGGGCATTATCCAGGCTATCGAAGTTACCGCTGAAGGTATCGGCCGTGACGCATCTGACCTGCTGCGTAAAGTGAAAGCCGCTCAGTACGTTGCTTCTCACCCAGGCGAAGTGTGCCCGGCGAAATGGAAAGAAGGCGAAGCGACTTTGGCTCCATCTTTAGACCTGGTCGGCAAGATCTAA
- the citR gene encoding DNA-binding transcriptional repressor CitR, translating to MANLYDLKKFDLNLLVIFECIYQHLSISKAAETLYITPSAVSQSLQRLRGQLNDPLFIRSGKGITPTTVGTNLHYHLEQNLNQIEQTINLMHHTEIKKNFVIYCSQMVTPGYMLEPMKLLMAEDNYEIEQRDMLLSPESAEDLLAYRKADLIFTNAPVNNRSVVCTHFTTVPIVLICRDGHPRIADPTTAEALYREKFTFYQSSHPGVKEFQNRANDVFPERNIAFRTDSVSSLISMVSSSDLLGFIPVSIFETYKDALKLKLITPPFELPQMHVYMLYSRSSLNSSVFSTFIEKMHKLCFSPLTD from the coding sequence ATGGCAAATCTCTACGATCTTAAAAAATTCGATCTCAATCTGTTAGTCATATTCGAATGCATATACCAACATCTCAGTATCAGTAAAGCCGCCGAAACGCTCTATATCACCCCCTCTGCCGTGAGCCAGTCGCTGCAGCGCCTGCGCGGCCAGCTCAATGACCCCCTCTTCATACGTTCCGGTAAGGGGATTACGCCCACAACGGTCGGCACCAACCTGCACTATCATCTTGAGCAGAACCTCAACCAGATTGAGCAAACTATCAACCTGATGCACCACACGGAGATCAAGAAAAATTTCGTCATTTATTGCTCTCAAATGGTGACGCCAGGCTATATGCTTGAACCAATGAAGCTATTAATGGCTGAAGATAATTATGAAATAGAACAACGCGATATGCTTCTCTCCCCGGAATCCGCAGAAGATCTGCTTGCGTACCGTAAGGCGGACCTGATCTTCACTAATGCACCGGTAAATAACCGCTCTGTGGTCTGCACCCACTTTACCACGGTGCCGATAGTGCTAATTTGCAGAGACGGCCATCCGAGGATTGCCGACCCGACCACTGCCGAAGCGTTATACCGGGAGAAGTTTACCTTTTACCAGAGTAGTCACCCGGGCGTTAAGGAATTCCAGAACCGCGCCAATGACGTCTTCCCGGAGAGAAACATCGCGTTTCGTACTGACTCCGTCAGCTCGCTCATCTCTATGGTCAGCTCATCGGATTTATTAGGCTTTATTCCCGTTTCAATCTTTGAGACATATAAAGACGCGTTAAAATTAAAACTGATTACCCCCCCCTTTGAACTTCCCCAGATGCATGTCTATATGCTCTACAGTCGTTCATCACTGAACAGCAGCGTTTTCTCAACATTCATTGAGAAAATGCATAAACTCTGTTTTTCCCCTTTAACTGATTAA
- a CDS encoding phosphoadenosine phosphosulfate reductase produces the protein MSIYKIPLRENVLEAAAERIGWTLNNFQRVCISFSGGKDSTVMLHLVALQARQMKRKIDVFFLDWEAQFSLTIRHIETLRALYQDVIQQFWWVALPITTQNALSQFQPEWQCWAPETRWVRQPPEDAITDAHYFDFYQHGMTFEAFVRDFAEWYAQKRPAAVMVGIRADESYNRFLAIASARKQRFSDDKPWTTVAPGGHAWYVYPLYDWKTADIWTWFAKTGCCYNPLYDLMYQAGVPPRYMRICEPFGPEQRQGLWLYHVVEPERWAAMCERVSGVRSGGIYAGHDNHFYGHRKILKPERLCWREYAMLLLDSMPQNTAEHYRNKIAVYLHWYQKRGMEDIPDTQDSDIGTKDIPSWRRICKVLLNNDYWCRALSFSPNKPKHYQRYSDRMKAKRKEWGILCDSE, from the coding sequence ATGTCGATCTATAAAATCCCTTTACGGGAAAATGTTCTTGAGGCCGCTGCTGAACGCATAGGCTGGACGCTTAACAATTTTCAGCGAGTGTGTATTTCCTTTTCTGGCGGAAAAGATTCTACCGTGATGCTTCATCTTGTGGCCCTCCAGGCGCGGCAGATGAAACGAAAAATAGATGTGTTCTTTCTGGACTGGGAAGCGCAGTTTTCATTAACCATCAGGCATATTGAAACACTGCGGGCGCTTTATCAGGATGTTATTCAACAGTTCTGGTGGGTGGCGCTCCCGATTACGACCCAAAACGCCCTCTCTCAGTTTCAACCTGAATGGCAATGCTGGGCACCCGAAACGCGCTGGGTTCGCCAGCCGCCGGAAGATGCCATTACCGATGCTCACTATTTCGATTTTTACCAGCACGGCATGACGTTTGAGGCCTTCGTCCGCGATTTTGCCGAATGGTACGCGCAAAAACGCCCCGCAGCGGTCATGGTTGGGATCCGCGCTGATGAGTCCTACAACCGTTTTCTGGCTATCGCCTCTGCACGTAAGCAGCGTTTTTCTGATGATAAACCCTGGACGACCGTCGCACCGGGCGGGCATGCCTGGTATGTCTACCCCCTCTATGACTGGAAAACAGCCGATATCTGGACCTGGTTTGCAAAAACCGGCTGCTGCTATAACCCGCTATACGACCTGATGTACCAGGCCGGCGTGCCGCCGCGCTATATGCGTATCTGCGAACCCTTTGGCCCCGAGCAGCGCCAGGGGCTGTGGCTCTACCATGTTGTTGAACCCGAACGCTGGGCCGCCATGTGCGAGCGCGTCAGCGGCGTGCGCAGCGGGGGAATTTACGCCGGACACGACAATCATTTTTATGGCCATCGCAAAATACTGAAGCCCGAACGCCTTTGCTGGCGTGAATACGCCATGCTGCTGCTCGACAGCATGCCGCAAAATACGGCAGAGCATTACCGCAATAAAATCGCGGTGTATCTTCACTGGTATCAAAAGCGCGGCATGGAGGATATCCCCGACACCCAGGACAGCGATATCGGAACCAAAGATATTCCCTCCTGGCGGCGTATCTGCAAGGTTTTACTCAATAACGATTACTGGTGTCGGGCACTTTCCTTCAGCCCAAACAAACCCAAACATTATCAGCGCTACAGCGACAGAATGAAGGCCAAACGCAAGGAGTGGGGCATTTTATGCGACAGCGAATAA
- a CDS encoding pyridoxal phosphate-dependent aminotransferase yields the protein MSNNALIPQSKLPNLGTTIFTQMSALAQQYNAINLSQGFPDFDGPNYLQARLAHHVAQGANQYAPMTGVQALRDAIADKTAELYGYRPDANSDITVTAGATEALYAAITALVRTGDEVICFDPSYDSYAPAIELSGGVVKRVALQPPHFRPDWQAFAALLSDKTRLVILNTPHNPSATVWQKSDFAALWQAIAEREIYVLSDEVYEHICFAEEGHASVLAHPQLRERAVAVSSFGKTFHMTGWKVGYCVAPAVISAELRKVHQYLTFAVNTPAQLALADMLRAEPEHYRDLPDFYRKRRDLFVNALSKSRLEILPCEGTYFLLADYSAISDLDDVSFCQWLTKEVGVAAIPLSVFCADPFPHRLIRLCFAKQESTLLAAAERLNTL from the coding sequence ATGAGCAATAACGCATTGATTCCGCAGAGTAAACTCCCCAATCTCGGTACCACCATCTTTACGCAGATGAGCGCCCTGGCGCAGCAGTACAACGCCATTAACCTTTCGCAAGGGTTCCCGGATTTTGACGGCCCGAACTATTTACAGGCGCGTCTGGCCCATCACGTGGCGCAGGGGGCGAACCAGTACGCGCCGATGACCGGCGTGCAGGCGCTGCGGGACGCCATTGCGGATAAAACGGCCGAGCTGTATGGCTACAGGCCTGATGCGAACAGCGATATCACGGTAACGGCAGGGGCAACCGAGGCGCTGTACGCCGCGATTACCGCGCTGGTGCGCACGGGCGATGAGGTCATCTGCTTTGACCCAAGCTACGATAGCTACGCGCCTGCCATCGAGCTTTCCGGCGGCGTAGTGAAACGCGTGGCGCTGCAGCCACCCCATTTCCGCCCGGACTGGCAGGCGTTTGCTGCGCTGCTGAGCGATAAAACCCGTCTGGTGATCCTGAATACGCCGCACAACCCGTCCGCGACGGTCTGGCAGAAAAGCGACTTCGCCGCGCTGTGGCAGGCGATTGCGGAACGTGAAATTTACGTGCTGAGTGATGAAGTGTATGAGCACATCTGTTTTGCTGAAGAAGGCCACGCCAGCGTGCTGGCGCATCCGCAGCTGCGCGAGCGCGCTGTTGCCGTCTCTTCGTTCGGTAAGACTTTCCACATGACCGGGTGGAAGGTGGGCTACTGTGTGGCACCGGCAGTCATCAGCGCCGAGCTGCGCAAGGTGCACCAGTACCTGACGTTTGCCGTGAACACGCCTGCCCAGCTGGCGCTGGCGGATATGCTGCGCGCCGAACCTGAGCACTATCGCGATCTGCCGGACTTCTATCGAAAACGTCGGGATCTGTTTGTAAACGCGCTGAGCAAAAGCCGTCTGGAGATTTTACCCTGCGAAGGGACCTACTTCCTGCTGGCCGACTACAGCGCGATTTCCGACCTGGACGACGTGAGCTTTTGCCAGTGGCTGACGAAAGAGGTGGGCGTTGCCGCCATCCCGCTGTCGGTGTTCTGCGCCGATCCCTTCCCGCACAGGCTGATTCGCCTCTGTTTTGCGAAACAGGAATCGACGCTGCTGGCGGCGGCTGAGCGTCTGAATACGCTCTGA
- a CDS encoding methylthioribulose 1-phosphate dehydratase produces the protein MTDNLQLTHLVDACRWIGAKGWAPATGGNMSVRQDERLCWLSESGKDKGSLTTEDFLQVEIATNRAPSGRRPSAETGLHTLIYRLFPEANAVLHVHTVNATVLSRLVKEAELNISGFEMQKSLTGQTTHLDTVAVAVFDNDQDIDALASRIAHYAQERPLNYGFLLRGHGLTCWGRDVAEARRHLEGLEFLFECEMRLRQLERV, from the coding sequence ATGACAGACAACCTGCAACTCACACACCTTGTCGACGCCTGCCGCTGGATTGGCGCCAAAGGCTGGGCGCCCGCCACCGGCGGCAACATGTCGGTGCGTCAGGATGAACGCCTGTGCTGGCTCAGCGAATCCGGTAAAGACAAGGGCAGCCTCACGACGGAGGATTTTCTGCAGGTGGAGATCGCCACCAACCGCGCGCCTTCTGGCCGCAGGCCGTCGGCGGAGACCGGGTTGCACACCCTTATCTATCGTCTGTTCCCGGAGGCCAACGCCGTCCTGCACGTTCATACCGTCAACGCCACGGTGCTGTCGCGTCTGGTGAAAGAAGCCGAACTCAACATCAGCGGCTTTGAAATGCAAAAATCCCTCACCGGACAGACCACGCATCTGGATACGGTAGCCGTTGCGGTATTTGATAACGACCAGGATATCGACGCCCTCGCCTCGCGAATCGCCCATTACGCGCAGGAACGCCCGCTTAATTATGGTTTTCTTCTGCGCGGCCATGGCTTAACCTGCTGGGGACGCGACGTGGCCGAAGCCCGCCGTCACCTTGAAGGATTAGAATTCCTGTTCGAATGTGAAATGCGTTTACGACAACTGGAGAGAGTATGA
- the mtnC gene encoding acireductone synthase, which yields MIRAIVTDIEGTTSDIRFVHEVLFPYARERLGAFVTAQQYAEPVKSILDNLRDEIGHPHASVSELIEALYAFMDEDRKSTALKALQGIVWQDGYVNGDFTGHLYPDVLPALEKWKAQGIDLYVYSSGSVAAQKLLFGYSDEGDITHLFSGYFDTHIGAKREVQSYQNIAAQTGIAPSQILFLSDIHQELDAAERAGFRTLQLIRGDDDGASHHHQIHQFDEINPEQIPS from the coding sequence ATGATTCGCGCGATTGTGACGGATATTGAAGGGACCACCAGCGATATCCGTTTTGTCCATGAGGTTTTGTTCCCCTACGCGCGTGAGCGGCTGGGGGCCTTCGTGACCGCGCAGCAGTACGCCGAGCCGGTGAAATCTATTCTGGACAACCTTCGTGATGAAATTGGCCACCCGCACGCCAGCGTCAGCGAACTTATCGAGGCGCTGTATGCCTTTATGGATGAAGACCGCAAATCGACGGCGCTGAAAGCCCTGCAGGGGATCGTCTGGCAAGACGGCTACGTGAACGGCGACTTTACCGGCCACCTCTATCCGGACGTGCTGCCTGCGCTGGAAAAATGGAAGGCACAAGGCATTGATCTCTATGTTTATTCCTCTGGCTCCGTCGCCGCGCAGAAACTGTTATTTGGCTACAGCGACGAAGGTGATATTACTCATCTGTTCAGCGGCTATTTTGATACTCACATCGGCGCCAAGCGCGAGGTGCAGTCTTATCAAAACATTGCGGCACAAACGGGCATCGCCCCGTCGCAGATCCTGTTCCTGTCCGATATTCATCAGGAGCTGGACGCGGCTGAACGGGCAGGTTTTCGCACCCTGCAGCTGATTCGCGGCGATGATGACGGCGCAAGCCATCATCATCAGATCCACCAGTTCGACGAGATTAATCCGGAGCAGATCCCTTCATGA
- a CDS encoding 1,2-dihydroxy-3-keto-5-methylthiopentene dioxygenase yields MSALTIYSDKDASQPQWHSTDAAEIAQQLNAKGVRFERWAADRDLGQDPAPEAVIAAYQHAIDKLVAEKGYQSWDVISLRADNPQKEALRAKFLNEHTHSEDEVRFFVEGAGLFCLHIGDEVYQVLCEKNDLISVPAGTPHWFDMGSEPNFTAIRIFDNPEGWVAQFTGDAIAEAYPRLA; encoded by the coding sequence ATGAGCGCATTGACCATTTATTCCGATAAAGACGCCAGCCAGCCTCAGTGGCACAGCACCGACGCCGCCGAGATCGCCCAGCAGCTCAACGCTAAAGGGGTGAGGTTCGAACGTTGGGCGGCGGATCGTGACTTAGGCCAGGATCCCGCGCCCGAAGCCGTGATCGCGGCGTATCAGCACGCGATCGACAAGCTGGTGGCCGAGAAAGGCTATCAAAGCTGGGACGTGATAAGCCTGCGCGCCGACAACCCACAGAAAGAGGCGCTGCGCGCGAAGTTCCTGAACGAACACACCCACAGCGAAGACGAAGTGCGCTTTTTCGTGGAAGGCGCGGGGCTGTTCTGCCTGCACATTGGCGATGAGGTGTATCAGGTGCTGTGCGAGAAAAACGACCTGATTTCCGTTCCCGCGGGCACGCCGCACTGGTTTGATATGGGCTCAGAGCCGAACTTTACGGCGATTCGAATTTTCGACAATCCGGAGGGCTGGGTGGCCCAGTTTACCGGTGATGCGATTGCGGAAGCGTATCCTCGCCTGGCATAG
- a CDS encoding SRPBCC family protein, which translates to MTLDPETDLKLERVVDAPRDLLWLCWTTPEHIKNFFIPAPHRVIECDLNLRVGGRFNTVFEVDGQRMDNRGVFLEIDPGKKLVFTDGYTEGWKPAEKPFMTAILLLEDVGEGKTRYTAIARHPTKEIREQHEQMGFHEGWGIVLDQLVGYVKGLER; encoded by the coding sequence GTGACGCTCGATCCTGAAACAGACTTAAAACTGGAGCGCGTGGTGGACGCACCGCGCGACCTGCTGTGGCTCTGCTGGACCACGCCAGAACATATCAAAAACTTCTTCATTCCTGCTCCCCATAGGGTGATCGAATGCGATCTCAACCTGCGCGTGGGCGGGCGGTTCAACACCGTGTTTGAGGTGGACGGGCAGCGGATGGATAACCGGGGCGTGTTTCTTGAAATCGATCCCGGTAAAAAGCTGGTCTTTACCGACGGTTATACCGAAGGCTGGAAGCCTGCCGAGAAACCGTTTATGACGGCGATCCTGCTGCTGGAAGACGTAGGTGAGGGCAAAACCCGCTATACGGCGATTGCGCGTCATCCGACGAAGGAAATTCGCGAACAGCATGAGCAGATGGGCTTCCACGAAGGGTGGGGGATTGTGCTGGATCAGCTGGTGGGGTATGTGAAGGGACTGGAGCGTTGA
- the mtnA gene encoding S-methyl-5-thioribose-1-phosphate isomerase: MQTLQTTSLRVADNQLFILDQQALPQEKRWLDASTVEALVGHIHALRVRGAPLIGLSASLLLALLAENGKSRDELAAALDTLRASRPTAVNLMNNLDRMKIALWQEDYVPALVAEALRLIEEDKRLCDAIAKAGSALVKPGSHLLTHCNTGGLATAGVGTALGVIARAHRDGNVSSVWVDETRPLLQGGRLTAWELGELGVSYRLITDSMAASLMAKGQVDAVWVGADRIAANGDVANKIGTYSLAVLAKFHGIPFYVAAPQTTLDPDCPNGDAIPIEQRAASEVTGVAGSFGAVQWAPEDAQVYNPAFDVTPASLISGWVLDTGVVTPQEVANGKFA; encoded by the coding sequence ATGCAGACATTACAGACGACCAGCCTGCGGGTGGCGGATAATCAGCTCTTTATTCTCGACCAGCAGGCGCTTCCGCAGGAGAAACGCTGGCTGGACGCTTCGACGGTTGAGGCGCTGGTTGGGCACATTCACGCCCTGCGGGTGCGCGGCGCGCCGCTGATTGGTCTCTCTGCAAGCCTGCTGCTGGCGCTGCTGGCGGAAAACGGTAAAAGCCGCGACGAGCTGGCGGCGGCGCTGGACACCCTGCGCGCGTCACGCCCGACGGCGGTGAACCTGATGAACAACCTTGACCGCATGAAGATTGCGCTGTGGCAGGAAGATTATGTTCCGGCGCTGGTCGCCGAAGCGCTGCGGCTGATTGAAGAAGACAAACGGCTTTGCGATGCGATTGCGAAAGCGGGAAGCGCGCTGGTTAAGCCCGGCAGCCATCTGCTGACCCACTGCAACACCGGCGGGCTGGCAACGGCGGGCGTCGGCACCGCATTGGGGGTGATTGCCCGCGCGCATCGGGACGGTAACGTCAGCAGCGTCTGGGTGGATGAAACCCGTCCGCTGCTGCAGGGCGGTAGATTGACCGCGTGGGAGCTTGGCGAGCTGGGCGTGTCGTATCGGCTCATCACCGATTCCATGGCCGCCAGCCTGATGGCGAAAGGGCAGGTGGACGCCGTGTGGGTGGGCGCAGACCGTATTGCCGCCAACGGCGACGTGGCGAACAAGATTGGCACCTATTCCCTGGCGGTGCTGGCGAAATTCCACGGCATTCCGTTCTACGTTGCCGCGCCGCAAACGACCCTCGACCCGGACTGCCCGAACGGTGACGCGATCCCGATTGAGCAGCGCGCCGCCAGCGAAGTGACGGGCGTGGCCGGAAGCTTTGGCGCGGTGCAGTGGGCGCCGGAAGATGCACAGGTCTACAACCCGGCGTTTGACGTTACGCCTGCCTCGCTGATTAGCGGCTGGGTGCTGGATACGGGCGTGGTCACGCCGCAAGAGGTGGCAAACGGGAAATTCGCCTGA
- the mtnK gene encoding S-methyl-5-thioribose kinase has protein sequence MSQYRTFTAQDAVEYARQFGGLDDPSSLVEAQEVGDGNLNLVFKIFDGAGVSRIIVKQALPYVRCVGESWPLTLDRARLEAQTLVEHYQHSPQHTVKIHHYDPELAVMVMEDLSSHRIWRGELINNIYYPQAAQQLGEYLAHALFHTSDFYLHPHEKKAQVAKFINPEMCEITEDLFFNDPYQIHERNSYPAELENDVAALRDDAQLKVAVASLKHRFFSQAEALLHGDIHSGSIFVADGSLKAIDAEFGYFGPIGFDIGTAIGNLLLNFCGLPGHLGIRDAAAAREQRLTDIQELWNTFAERFQALANEKARDAALGAPGYASAFLKKVWHDAIGFCGTELIRRSVGLSHVADIDTIQDEAMRHECLRHAITLGKALIVIADRIDSAEELVARVRQYS, from the coding sequence ATGTCGCAATACCGTACCTTTACCGCTCAGGACGCCGTGGAGTATGCCAGGCAGTTTGGCGGCCTTGATGACCCATCATCGCTGGTGGAGGCGCAGGAGGTAGGCGACGGCAACCTCAATCTGGTATTTAAAATTTTCGACGGCGCGGGCGTGAGCCGCATCATCGTTAAGCAGGCGCTGCCCTACGTGCGCTGCGTCGGGGAGTCCTGGCCGCTGACGCTGGACCGCGCCCGTCTTGAGGCGCAAACCCTGGTCGAGCACTACCAGCACAGCCCCCAGCACACCGTGAAAATCCACCACTATGACCCGGAACTGGCGGTAATGGTGATGGAAGATCTGTCCAGCCACCGCATCTGGCGCGGCGAGCTGATCAACAACATTTACTACCCGCAGGCGGCGCAGCAGCTGGGCGAATACCTCGCGCACGCGCTGTTCCACACCAGCGATTTCTACCTGCACCCGCACGAGAAAAAAGCGCAGGTGGCGAAATTCATCAACCCGGAGATGTGCGAGATCACCGAAGATCTGTTCTTCAACGATCCGTACCAGATCCACGAGCGCAACAGCTACCCGGCCGAGCTGGAAAATGACGTAGCGGCCCTGCGCGACGACGCTCAGCTTAAAGTTGCCGTGGCCTCCCTGAAGCACCGCTTCTTCTCGCAGGCTGAAGCCCTGCTGCACGGCGATATTCACAGCGGGTCGATTTTTGTGGCCGACGGCAGCCTGAAGGCCATCGACGCCGAGTTCGGCTATTTCGGGCCGATAGGTTTTGATATTGGCACCGCCATTGGCAACCTGCTGCTGAACTTCTGCGGCCTGCCGGGGCATCTTGGCATTCGCGATGCCGCCGCCGCGCGCGAGCAGCGCCTGACCGATATTCAGGAGCTGTGGAACACCTTCGCGGAACGCTTCCAGGCGCTGGCAAACGAGAAAGCTCGCGACGCCGCGCTCGGCGCGCCGGGCTATGCCTCCGCGTTCCTGAAAAAGGTCTGGCATGACGCCATCGGCTTCTGCGGCACCGAGCTGATTCGCCGCAGCGTCGGGCTTTCTCACGTCGCGGATATCGACACCATTCAGGACGAGGCGATGCGCCACGAATGCCTGCGCCACGCCATTACGCTCGGTAAAGCGCTGATTGTCATTGCCGACCGTATCGACAGCGCGGAAGAGCTGGTGGCACGGGTGCGGCAGTACAGCTGA
- a CDS encoding LVIVD repeat-containing protein — translation MSALPQPEYSRNMRLIGHSDQGGRPDGVQLMVHRGFAYIGHMVSQGFSIVDVRDPQKPKAAGYVPAPPGTWNVHLQAHDDLLLVINARDLFADARFADEKVYYTRQVGETVSDVQDKGWSAGLRVFDISTPDRPREIGFLSLSGIGIHRIWYVGGRWAYVSALIDGFTDYIFLTIDLADPRKPEVAGRWWLPGMNQAEGEKPNWPEGKRYALHHAIIAGDTAYGSWRDGGLTLLDVKDRAQPKLISHRSWSPPFGGGTHTALPLPDRDLLVVLDEAVLDNQQDGEKLIWLFDIREPSNPVSISTFPQPDETDYVAKGAHFGPHNLHENRPGSFVSSTLIFATYQNAGVRAYDISNPYRPVETGALVPAAPERMMDTRPNRPQVIQSCDVFVDAQGIIYSTDYNGGLSVIEYLG, via the coding sequence ATGTCTGCATTACCTCAACCCGAATACAGCCGCAATATGCGGCTGATTGGCCATAGCGACCAGGGCGGTCGTCCGGACGGCGTGCAGCTGATGGTGCACCGCGGTTTCGCCTATATCGGCCACATGGTGTCGCAGGGCTTTTCGATTGTCGACGTGCGCGACCCGCAGAAACCGAAAGCGGCGGGCTACGTGCCCGCGCCGCCCGGCACCTGGAACGTGCACCTGCAGGCGCATGACGACCTGCTGCTGGTGATTAACGCCCGGGATCTGTTTGCCGATGCCCGCTTTGCCGACGAGAAGGTCTACTACACCCGCCAGGTGGGGGAGACCGTCAGCGACGTGCAGGACAAAGGCTGGAGCGCCGGGCTGCGCGTCTTTGATATCTCCACGCCGGACAGGCCGCGCGAAATCGGCTTTCTGTCGCTGAGCGGCATCGGCATTCACCGCATCTGGTACGTCGGCGGCCGCTGGGCCTACGTTTCAGCGCTGATCGACGGCTTTACCGACTACATCTTCCTGACCATCGATCTTGCGGACCCGCGCAAGCCCGAAGTGGCGGGGCGCTGGTGGCTGCCGGGGATGAACCAGGCAGAAGGGGAGAAGCCGAACTGGCCGGAAGGAAAACGCTACGCGCTGCACCACGCGATTATCGCGGGTGATACCGCCTACGGCAGCTGGCGCGACGGCGGCCTGACGCTGCTGGACGTGAAAGACCGCGCGCAGCCGAAGCTGATTAGCCACCGCAGCTGGAGCCCGCCGTTTGGCGGCGGCACGCACACCGCGCTGCCGCTGCCGGACCGCGATTTGCTGGTGGTGCTGGACGAAGCGGTGCTGGATAACCAGCAGGACGGCGAAAAGCTAATCTGGCTGTTTGATATCCGCGAGCCGTCGAACCCGGTGAGCATCTCGACCTTCCCGCAGCCGGATGAAACCGACTACGTGGCGAAAGGGGCGCATTTCGGCCCGCACAACCTGCACGAGAACCGGCCGGGAAGCTTCGTCAGCTCGACGCTGATTTTTGCCACGTACCAGAACGCGGGCGTGCGCGCGTATGACATTTCCAATCCGTATCGGCCGGTTGAAACCGGCGCGCTGGTGCCAGCGGCACCTGAGCGGATGATGGACACGCGGCCGAATCGCCCTCAGGTGATCCAGTCGTGCGACGTGTTTGTGGATGCGCAGGGGATTATTTACAGCACGGACTATAACGGCGGGCTGTCGGTGATTGAGTATTTGGGGTAA